In one Cervus canadensis isolate Bull #8, Minnesota chromosome 22, ASM1932006v1, whole genome shotgun sequence genomic region, the following are encoded:
- the EPM2AIP1 gene encoding EPM2A-interacting protein 1 has protein sequence MWMTPKRSKMEIDESRAFRAEWTQRYLVVEPPEGEGALCLVCRRLVAATGESDVKQHYEAEHEYYERYVTEDERAALVERLRRGGLPEAAPLTPEQRIARAGLGLARLLALKGCGWGEGDFVHRCMAVMLSDVLPDHVGIMDGIDLSPETTRQRVLDIHQNLRSQLFNRAKDFRAYSLALDDQAFVAYENYLLVFVRGVGHNLEVHEELLTIINLTHHFSVGALMAAILEALQTAGLSLQRMVGLTTTHTLRMIGENSGLVSYMREKAVSPNCWNVIHYSGFLHLELLSSYDVDVNQIINAVSEWIVLIKTRGVRRPEFQALLTESESEHGERVNGRCLNNWLRKGKTLKLIFSLRKEIETFLVSIGATTVHFTDKEWLCDFGFLVDIMDHLREISELLRVNRVFAAAAFDHICAFEVKLNLLQRQVEEKNLTNFAALSQVVDELKENLQEDEKVLDLERYRGVICRLQKEFERHFKDLKFIKKDLELFANPFSFKPEYAPISVRVELTKLQANANLWEEYRTKDLGQFYAGLPAESFPIIKGVACKVASLFDSSKICEKAFSYLTRNQHTLSQPLTDEHLHALFRIATTEIEPRWDDLVRGRNETNP, from the coding sequence ATGTGGATGACGCCCAAGAGGAGCAAAATGGAAATCGACGAGTCTCGGGCGTTCCGGGCCGAGTGGACCCAGCGGTACCTGGTGGTGGAGCCTCCGGAGGGCGAGGGCGCCTTGTGCCTGGTCTGTCGCCGCCTGGTCGCAGCTACCGGCGAGTCCGACGTCAAGCAGCACTACGAGGCCGAGCACGAGTACTACGAGCGGTATGTAACGGAGGACGAGCGCGCGGCGCTGGTGGAGCGTCTGCGTCGGGGCGGCTTGCCGGAGGCCGCCCCGCTCACTCCGGAGCAGAGAATAGCTCGTGCAGGCCTGGGACTCGCCCGCCTCTTGGCCTTGAAGGGTTGCGGCTGGGGCGAGGGGGACTTTGTGCACCGGTGCATGGCGGTGATGCTGAGCGACGTGCTGCCCGACCACGTAGGCATTATGGATGGCATCGATTTGTCTCCAGAGACCACGCGGCAGCGAGTCCTGGACATTCACCAGAATCTACGCAGTCAACTTTTTAACCGAGCCAAGGACTTTAGAGCCTATTCCCTTGCCTTGGACGACCAGGCTTTTGTGGCCTATGAGAACTACCTGCTGGTCTTTGTCCGCGGCGTCGGCCACAATTTGGAGGTACACGAAGAGCTTCTGACCATAATCAACCTGACTCATCACTTCAGTGTTGGCGCCCTCATGGCGGCAATCCTTGAGGCCCTGCAGACGGCCGGGCTTAGCCTGCAGCGCATGGTTGGACTGACCACGACCCACACTCTGAGGATGATTGGTGAGAACTCTGGACTGGTGTCATACATGAGAGAAAAGGCTGTAAGCCCCAACTGTTGGAATGTGATCCACTATTCGGGATTTCTTCACTTGGAACTGTTGAGCTCCTACGATGTGGATGTTAATCAGATCATAAATGCCGTATCTGAATGGATAGTTTTGATTAAGACCAGAGGCGTGAGGCGGCCGGAATTTCAGGCTTTACTGACTGAATCTGAATCAGAGCACGGTGAAAGGGTTAACGGACGCTGTCTGAACAACTGGCTTAGGAAAGGGAAGACTTTGAAACTaatattttccttaagaaaagAGATAGAAACATTCTTGGTCTCGATAGGAGCCACGACGGtccatttcacagacaaggaaTGGCTCTGTGACTTCGGCTTCCTGGTGGATATTATGGACCACCTTCGAGAAATTAGCGAACTATTGAGAGTGAACAGAGTCTTTGCTGCCGCTGCCTTTGACCATATCTGTGCCTTTGAAGTGAAGCTGAATTTACTTCAGAGACAAGTCGAGGAAAAAAATTTGACCAACTTTGCTGCCTTGAGCCAAGTGGTTGATGAGCTTAAAGAGAATCTTCAAGAAGACGAAAAAGTACTCGATCTTGAGAGGTATCGAGGGGTGATCTGTCGCCTACAGAAAGAGTTTGAACGACATTTCAAGGACCTCAAGTTCATTAAAAAGGACTTAGAGCTTTTTGCTAATCCATTTAGCTTTAAACCTGAATATGCACCTATTTCAGTAAGGGTGGAACTTACAAAACTTCAGGCAAATGCTAACCTTTGGGAGGAATACAGAACCAAAGATTTAGGGCAGTTCTATGCTGGGCTGCCTGCCGAATCTTTCCCGATTATCAAAGGGGTTGCCTGTAAGGTGGCATCCTTGTTTGATAGCAGCAAAATCTGTGAAAAGGCTTTTTCATATTTGACTCGAAACCAACACACTTTGAGCCAGCCTTTGACAGACGAACACCTCCACGCCCTGTTTCGGATTGCGACCACTGAAATAGAGCCACGCTGGGATGATCTTgtgagaggaagaaatgaaaccaATCCATAA